The genomic region AAAGGCAGTGCAAGATTAAAACTGCAACAGAAAAGTTGTTAAGAGTTGCTattctctttggggaaaaaaattaaaataaaaacgcGTCCTCGGCTCTCCTAGAAGCAGCCGCCCTCAAGGGCCCAGGGCTGGCGGACCCCTCTATAGCTCCAGGGACGCGTATCTGGGCgccccggggtgggggctgggccacTCGCGCTCCCCGCCAGGCCCCAAATTCTTGCGCCTCCCCCGCGGGTTCCTGGACGGCTCTTCACGCTCGTCGGCCGGGCTTGCACTTTTGCGCCCGTCCCTGAGCGGGGAAATCAACGAAGTTCCTAGTTGAGATCTGCCCGGTCCGCCTAGTAACAGCGCCGCGCCCCCATTGGCTCATGCTAATTCCAGTTTCCTCTGTCTTTCTCCTGGGTTAGGGGGAAGCTCCCTCCTGGACCCGGAGCCCGTTTTGCCGTAGTGGGCGAGCCTCTTTATGACCCGCTGCCCCTCGCCGTCGCCGGCCTCCtcgggccgggccggggcgccCGCGGGGCTCGGACCCCTCGCCCCGCGGGGCAGCAGCCGCCCGGTAATAGCGCGCAGCCCCATAAATCATCGGGGCAGCCGCCCGGTTGGgattttatgaatgaaaaagcAGCCGGGCCGCCCTCGTGCGCGGGCTGCTGCGACTGCGAGGCACCGGCGTGCCCGGGGCCGACGCGGCCGTGGGTGCCCGGGGAGGGGGACAAGGCGGTGGGCGCTCCCTGCTCGGGCCACCCACCGCTTCCGAGGCGTGAGCCGGGGGTAATTACCCTCCTGGACCCGGAATATTAGTAACCCTAATTcccggcgggggaggggaacGCGAAGATTCAGCCCTGAGAGGGGGGTGTTTTGTCTCACTGCGTGCACCCTTGCGAAGGGGAGGGGGCTTTTTCATCCGTTTTCTTTGAGCCTTTAATGTTAGGGGATACGGCGGTTTGATGACACTAAACTATATTCAGAGGGAAGTAAATGAACAGTTTTCTTAGTTGGGAGCAAGTAGTGtgaaaacttctcaaaaaaaCTTAAGATTTGGCAAAatgtccttttatttaaaaaaaaaaggcaccaaaaAGACTAAATctgaacaaaaatttttaaaaagccacttttttatattcttttatatggctcTTAAGATAGCGATAACATTGCGTTCCCTCTCGTATAACCACTAATATATCTAGATTTTGTTTAAAAGCAGATCAATACACCCATTTCTTTAACTTAACAATTGTTCTAATTTCTGCCAGCCCctgccatcccccccccccacaggctcACGAATGCAGCCCCGGGCTAATTGTAAAGGTGCAGAGATGTCCACACCCCCAAAAAACCAATTAGGAAGCTTCCGGTGGTCTTGTCACAGGCAAGAGAAGCGACTAATATTTCCAgcgatttattttttttttttaattaaaaaataagtcaggaCAGAGACCACTATTTTGTAGCCTTCCATTCAGGGCGTTTTCCTAGTTCTTAAATTGCTGGGATGGGCGTGGGGGGTTGAGGGGGGATTGGGGATCCCTGAAAGGATGTATTGGCCAAGGTAGGAAGACAACCCGCAGATCCCCCAGGCAGGAGGACAGGATGAAGGAAATGCTGGCCACCATCTTGGGCTGCTGCTGGAATTTTcgggcatttattttatttattttattttttgagcgAGCACATGCTAGGCTGAAATCCCTTTATGGCTTAGGGATACCCCCTCGGGCATTTGCAACGACCCCCCCTGACGCCGGAACGAAGCCTCCACCAGGGTCGCGGACTCTGCTTCGCGTCCCTGAGTGCTAAGTGGTTCCTGAAACTTACACGtgttaatgaaaatgaaagaagatgtaGACGCTGAGGTCCCTTGGCCGCCTCTCCGCCCGTGGGTGCCCTCGTGGCGTTTTCGGAAATGCGCCCATTCTCCCGGCTCGGATATAGGGTGTCGCCGAGCCCCAGAGTCCCCCCCCATgcggtcccccccaccccagttgtTCCCCCCCTGCAGAGccacctccacccaccccccaaatccCGGGGGACCCACTCGGGGAGGGCAGACACCCCTGCACCCCTCTTTCCCGGCGGGGAGAAAGGCAGCCTTGGGCGATTTGCATTTCTATGAAAACCAGGCTTCGGGGACAACTCCGCCGCGGGGCAGGCGCGGCGCCTCGGGGATGGCTTTTGGGCTCTGCCCCTCTCCGCTCCCCGGCGCTCGCAgcccgcgccccctccccctgcgcccgccagcccccacccccccccccgcccgctccCATTCTCTGCCCGGCTTTGATCTCTGCTTAACAACAGTAACGTCACACGGACTACAGGGGAGTTTTGTTGGAAGTTGCAAAgtcctggagcctccagagggcTGTCGGCGCAGTAGCAGCGAGCAGCAGCGTCCGCGCGCTCCGGCGAGGGGCAGACGAGCTCGAGGGAGCGCGGGGTAGCGGGAGCTAGAGCCGAGCGCGCACCGACCCGGGACCCGCCGCCGTCCCCAGGCCGCTCAGTAGAGCCCCAGCCATGGCACACCAACTCTTATGCTGCGAGGTGGAGACCATCCGCCGGGCGTACCCCGATGCCAACCTCCTCAACGACCGGGTGCTGCGGGCCATGCTCAAGGCGGAGGAGACCTGCGCACCCTCCGTGTCCTACTTCAAGTGTGTGCAGAAGGAGATCCTGCCGTCCATGCGGAAGATCGTGGCCACCTGGATGCTGGAGGTGCGGGGCTTCGGGCGGCTCTCTTAGGGCTTTTCCTGCAACTTGTTGCCCAAACCCACATTTCTTTGCCGCTcgtctccctcccttctctcccaccccaacTTTGAAGTTTGCCGGGGTGCTGCTAGGAATcgcattttcaaaatatatagatattgtGGGTATTTTTTGAACgaaaaaggggtgggggtggggtcgtTTGAAATTCCCTATCCTGGCGGGgttagtggggggggggagcggtcGGGGAGAGGACCCTTCGGGGAAAGCCAGTTGCCAGGGGCACCCCAGTTGGCTCGAGGGTGCGGGCCGGCGGCCTGGGCGCCCTTTGTGGCCCCCGCCTGCGCCCGAACCCCGCTGCGCCTCCTCTCCGGCTGCACTGCCGCGAGCCGCCTGCTCCAGGGGGAGGGGGcatagatttgatttttaaattaatatccaTGGACACGTATGCAAGGGCCGCTCGTGCCAGTATTATGCgccatctttgttcttttattgcAAAGCAAAAGTGTTTATTAATAattgggggcagggtgggggcggggagcggccGGCGAGGCGCTGGGGCCGCCGCGAGGGGCCGAGCGGCCGCCGGGAACCGGAGGGAGGGGCGCGGGGACGGAGCGCGGGCAGCTTGGGGGGGACCCCGCTCGGGAAGAGGGGCCCCTTTGTTCAAGCTGCAAGTCCCGGGGCGCCCCGCACGGCCAGCCTGGGCCGGAGAGCACGCCGAGCTGCAAGGTCGCGTGGCCCCCAAGACGCTGGGGATTGACCCTGGTTTGCAGGGGTCTCAGCTTGGGGGACCTTTCTGGAACGAGCCGGCGGCCCGGGGCACACTTTCAGGCCTTCAGCGGGCGCCCGGGGAGCCcgcagatattttaaaataatttttgaaagtaCGGCGTGGTGCCCTTGCGAGAGGGAAACGGCGCCCGCGCCCAGGGGGAAGGGGGGTGCCCCGAGTTTGAATTCCTGGGGCTCTCCCCAGAGCTTGCAACGAGCTCTCGACCCCCGGCCTGGGTAAAGGGCCGCCCGAGGGTCATTTTCAGGGGTTTTTTATGtacccagttattttttttatatttttaaatattttttgaaaagatgacgTCTGGGGAAATGCGGCGCGGCGGCCTGGGACGCCACCTTTGTGTCTCGCAGGCGCTGTGAGCGCGGCGCCCAGCCCCGCGGCCCGCCCCGCGGCCCCGCACCCCATTTGGGGCGAGCCCCGGCCCGGCGGGCCCCGGAGCACCCACACGGGCCGGGGTCCCCGGGGCGGGCAGCCCGCGCGCGGCGCACGCTGCCAGCCGTGCCCACTCCTGCCCCCACCGTGCCAGCCTCCCGGGGACTTTCCCTTTCAGTTTCGGGGTGGGTGGGCATTGGGGAcatgcgggggagggggcgcggcaGCGGGTGCTTCTGCCGCCCCCCACGCCCGACCCCGCCGCGCGCTCGGGACCCGCCGCCCGGGcgcgagcaggggtggggggcgcggggTCTCAGCGGAGGGGCCCGGCGGCGTCGGTCACGGTCCCCGTGCCCTGGCAGGTCTGCGAGGAGCAGAAGTGCGAGGAGGAGGTCTTCCCGCTGGCCATGAACTACCTGGACCGCTTCCTGTCGCTGGAGCCGGTGAAAAAGAGCCGCCTGCAGCTGCTGGGGGCCACCTGCATGTTCGTGGCCTCGAAGATGAAGGAGACCATCCCCCTGACGGCCGAGAAGCTGTGCATCTACACTGACAACTCCATCCGGCCTGACGAGCTGCTGGTAACCTGGGACCCCCACCGCCCACCGACGCCCTTTGAGCCCCAGgaccccgggggtgggggaggtgctgAGGACGGGCGGCCCCCTGCAGGCCGCCGGCACACCCCACGCCCCGAGGACCGGCGGCCACACCGGCGGGGCCCTTCTCGAGGAGCGGGCGGGACCCCCGCCGCCCCCCATCCCCAGCGCGCCCCACCACACACTGTCGCTCGGACTCCCACCCCGTCTGCGCCCCTAGCGCGGCCGAAAAGTGGGCGGCGCGCGCCCTCTAGCGACAGCTGCGGGGGCAGCCCGCGCTGCTTACAAGGGTTTGCTTTTCAGGTGCGGGTCTCTTTTGTCCCCGCTTGGGAACCAACCCTTGGCCTCTTCTACGACATCCTCTTTTAGGACTTCTTTTGGGGTGGCATGCTGTCTTCCATTTCCCGGACCCCCAGTATGCCCTATCCCTTCTCTTCTGGGCCGTGTCCCACCGAGTGGGGGGGGGCCGGAGCTGCCCCCCTGCACCTCACTTTATGCTGGCTCACCCCGCTTCCACAGCAAATGGAGCTGTTCCTGGTGAACAAACTTAAGTGGAACCTGGCCGCGATGACCCCGCATGATTTCATCGAGCACTTCCTCTCTAAGATGCCTGTGGCGGAAGAGAACAGACAGATCATCCGCAAGCACGCACAGACCTTCGTCGCCCTCTGTGCCACAGGTAGGGCGGCTGGGTCCTGCTGGTCCCCCACCCCGGGCTCCATGGGTGCCCCTTGACCCTGGTGGGGGAGCATCTTACCCTTTGCCTCGGTTTCCCCGTCTGAAGAGctgggccccaggcccctcctgctCTCGGAGGTGCTCCTCTTCCCTTGGACTGAGTtctggggctgggtgtggggggggtgtccCTTTCTGGGTCAGGCAGCTGAGGCTGGCCACAGCCACCATACAGTAccttggggatgggggtgggtggtcCGCCAGGCTGTGGCCACTCCACGCTGAAAGGGGTTTACCTTGGCTGCCCAGCCTGCCTTCCTCACTCCGgtccttctccccgcccccccccaccagtcCTTCCCCATGTCCTCAAGGGGCCCCCTGCTGGCCTCTCCCGGGCTGGGCCACCTGCCAGGGGCGCCTACAGGGGTGGGGAGCGACGGCCCGCAGTGCCTGCACCACGTGCTCTGGGCGGCCGGCAGCAGCCCTTGTGCGGGGGCGGCCAGTAGAGGAGCTTGGCCGCCTGAGGCCCCGCCAAGGGGTGTCTCAGGCCGGCGCAGCTCAGCTGAGTCCTGGGAGGGGCTTCAGAGCAGCCTGGGGTTGGGCTGCTGCGGTTGGCAGCAGGgggccagccctccctccccctggcaGGGCTCTGGATGGTCCCTGGAGGCCCCTCCCTGACAccgccctggccccagcccctgggcaGCGAGCGTTTCAGCCCTCGTCGCAGACACCCACATACACATGCCCTGTGTCGCCCCCCATTTCCCCCAGCCCTAACCCTGACACCCTGTGACCTcctcgtctctccctccgatcgcATGGGCAGGGCCCAGGAGATGTGGAGAACCCTGCCTGGGGACCCACGCCCTCATCCCAGCCAGCTCTGCAGTGGGTCACCTCTGCCCCTGGTCAGGCCTCAGCTGTCATGTGTGTTTGGGGCTCACTGTGGGCAACCGGAGGGCCACACGGCATCCAAGGGCGAAGTTGGCGTCTATCACTCCCTTCCCACAAGCGGTAGAACCCCTAGTCTGGCATCTCCTGGCACCCTCCTGATGTCGGGGTGCTCCGATGGCTGCTATTTCTGGGTCAGGCGAGCGTCGGAAAGATTCTGCCGGCTCCCCCATCCTCCGCCTCCTGCTCAAGGCATGACCCTCTCCTCCGATCCCTTCCAAGTGAGAGGAGTAGGGGGACACGGTGGGCCTGGATGGATCTGAGGGGTGGCAGCTCTGGCCCCGGGGCGGGGAGCCTCCCACTGGCCATGCCCTCGGCCTCCAGGGGCCAGCCCGGCAAGCAGGCAGGGAGGCATTCTCTGGCTGGGGCGCCTCGGAAGAGAGAGGCCTCTGGAGACTTCCAGGCAGCCTTTTATGGAGCTAAAAGTGGTTCAGAGAAACAGCAGAGTTTCCTGGAGATAATGCAAGGAACGGTTCTtgcacaccctccccccccccaggatgGCGGGGGCGGTCGggagctccccctcccccagaaccccAGAGAAGCGGGGTGTGTAGCGGCGTGCAGTGCCTGGCAGTGCGGGGAGCAGGCCTGGCACAGAGGCCGTAAATGGGCTTCGGCGCTGACTTCCCAGCTGCCACGGGTCGGTGTGCCTGAGTGCCGGGCGGGCCTCTGTCTGAGACTGGGCCCGGCAAGCACCCCCCGTCTGCAGGCTGCAGCCTGCGCCCAAAGGCCTGGGCCTCCCTGGAGGGAAGATGGGGGGATGGCTGGCAGGGCCCCACAGGgaacaggaggaggagagggtcaCCCGCACCCCCAGGGCCCTCAGAATCCTCGCCTGCACGGTTCAAATATACCTAAGACTCAGCGTACCCTTGGTCACAAGGGGGCCTCTCACTTTTGAGTGACGTGATGGCAGCTCAGAAACAGGTTGGCAGAGACGGTAGTGAGGTGGAGGCATGAGCAAAAACCCCGGAAGATATTTTTGTCCTCCACAGAGCAAGGGTCCCGCTTGATggtgccggggcggggggtgttCAAACTGGGTCTCCCACGCAAGTGCACACATCCCCCATACCAGGGTTGGGTTTTGCTCTTCTGTGAATGTGTATATACATCCGTGTACACTGGAGCTTTTCGGGGTGCTGCAGTGGGTTAAGTAAGCAAATGACCGGGGCTGGTGGGAAGCTGACCAATCATCAAAGCTAGTGAGTAGGTCTTAGCGAGGGTCAGCGATGGCCCCAGTGTTTCCTCCAGCCGCGGCCCCAGGCTCTCAGCACTAGGCAGAGTGGAAGCAAGTGTTGAAGCTTTGGGGATGCAGTGGGGTTTCTCCTCATCTACACGTGTAAGCCTGCACTGTGCACacgcacatacacgcacacacagtcATCTACACGTGTAAGCCTGtaccacgcacacacacatacacacgcacacacagtcaTCTACACGTGTAAGCCTGCACcacgcacacgcacatacacacgcacagTCATCTACACGTGTAAGCCCTGCACCGCGCACACGcacgtacacacgcacacacatctaCACGTGTAAGCCTGCACcacgcacacgcacatacacacgcacacacagtcaTCTACACGTGTAAGCCTGCACcacgcacacgcacatacacacgcacacacagtcaTCTACACGTGTAAGCCctgcacacgcgcacgcacacacacccttCTTGGGGAGGCGGGCTTCGGAAGCGAGCCTGCCACCACTACACCATCCCTCTCAGTCTCAAGGTCCAGCCAAACTGTTGTTGGGACGGCAGCAATTTCTGTTTGCAACCCTGATGTGTCTCAACGAAAAGCTTGTCATTCGTGGCTCCCGGCTCATAGACTGGGTGGCACTGCTCTTTCATTTAAAGAGGGAAAGAGGTGGCTGCCTCTTGAGGGATTTCTCTTTCACGGCGCCTGGCAGTGGGCTCTCTCACTCCTCCGGGGTGgctgcccttccccccagccccctgcctggcCACACTCCTTCGGCCAGGCCTGCGGTCTGCTCCCCGGACGTAGCCTCCGCTGTGCTACTGGGGAGGCACCCCCGGGCCCACGAGGCCCCTCCCGCTCCGCTCACCCAGCCTGGTCCTGGCCCTCCATGCGCTGAAGAGGGGACTGACGAAAGGGCTGACAAAGGTACCACATCGGTGCCCCCCCGCCATCGAGATGCAGAAATCAGCGACCTCCCCGACCGAGAATTCCTCACTGGGTACCACAGAATGGCAGCCCACAGGCCCCATGTGGCCACTTACACATCCTTCCCGCTTCCCCACCTTTTCATGACAAGTGCGGGAGGTGCTGGGGCTCAGCCCGGGAACAAAGGCaggagtccccccccccccatctgaGCTGTGCctcagggcagaggggagggcgtgCCAGTGACTGGCAGGTGAGGTAGTGAGGAGACACTACCCTCGCTGGTCCCAGGAGGAAGATACAGTGGGGGTAAGCATCCCATGCCACGATGGGGAGGGCCGTCCCGTGCGCACTCCTGGAGGGCCGCCCTGAGGGACAGCGAGACCCGTGTGCCCTCCCAGAGTGCAGACCTGACGGGCTGCCCCCGGTCCCTGCGGCCCGGCAGCACGTCTTGTCCCTTGTAGTCTgtcacctttttaaatttttgtgacTAAGCAACACGCTGCCAAGGCTCAAGTACAGCAATGTCCCTCGTCCCTTCCCCAGAGGCCTTTGTGGTTTGTTGCTGCCAATGGCGGTTtcctcagtttgctttttttgttttcaagtgaACGTCACAAGCTCGAGTCAGGTGAACCCCAGGCCTGGCTTCTGCTGTCCGGGGCCGGGTGGGGCCGGGAGCCGCAGCACCTCCTCACCGGCCCTCAGAATCCACGGCCCAGGCCAGCCGTCGGCGGGGACGCGCCCTGATGTGGAGCTGGTGCTTGGGATTGCCGGGATCGCAGGTCCTGTGGGGGGCCCCCAGCTCACGGCCcccttgcctctctccctctctgccgcAGACGTGAAGTTCATTTCCAACCCGCCCTCCATGGTGGCAGCTGGGAGCGTGGTGGCCGCCGTGCAAGGCCTGCACCTGGGGAGTTCCAGCAGCTTCCTGTCCTACCCCCGCCTCACTCGGTTCCTCTCCAAAGTGATTAAGTGTGACGCGGTAAGTGACTGAGTGCACTGCCCCCGTGCTAGCTTGGCTTCTATCCTTCTCTTCTGCTAGAAACTTCTAGTACCTGGGGGCCCAAAGCTGCAAATTCACTGATGGGAAATGCCGTGGCTCGTGCCAAGGCCCCCAGAGATGATGGGGGGGAccatgtgggggaggggccaggtgCCGTGTTCAGAGGCATGGGACCAGGGCCCAGGCTCATAGGGTGTGAGCCTCACCCCACTCTCCCGGGGCTCCTTTGGAAGGAGAAGCATCTCCCAGAACTTGTGGGTGGGCCAGGAGGGTCCTCAGGCTTCTGGCGCCCCCGGGGCTCCCAGGAGCAGGCGGGAGCCATACAGCCCTCCCGGGGAGCCGTCCAGGAAGAGGGGCCACAAGGCAGGCCCGTCAATGATCCGTGCCCTAATGGCATGTGGAGTTGGGGCCCAGTTGGGCTTTGTCTGGGCCACAATGCGGATGGCTCGTAAATGGGGGCTTGAAAAGGCTTCTGTGAGGTCTGCAGACACAACAATGGCCCGTGGAGACAACCTCATGTTTTACGGCCCCTTTGAGAGGCTGCGGCCTTCGGGGCCCCGAGCCGGGGCCGGTTGTGTCTTCCTTCTTCAAAACGCCATTGTTGGATTCCCGATTCCTTTCTTGTCTTAGAGGAAGAATGGAAATCACAGTTATGGGGGTTTGTGGCCTTTGCCAGATTAGACCAGCGAGGTGGGCGGGTCAGCCCTCAGCCTCCGCTGGTGTGCCGAGTGGGAGCGAGTGACCGCCCTGACCCCGGTCcagctcgggctcgggctcgggctgcCTTCTGGTGGTCCGCCCTCGAGGGCCCCGGAGGCCCTGTAGGTCCTAGCAGCTGCTGCCTCACGGCACCATGGACGAAAGGAAAGCCGGGCTGTGGGCAGAAgcctgcccgccccctccccgtcCCCTGCCCAGCGCTGCCGGCTGCCTGGAGGGGACAttcttgcttctctccctgctgggAGCAGGCTGTCCCTGGAGCGGGGGGCTCCCCTCTCAGTCTCCGTGCTTACTGGGCCTCCTGGAGCGATGGGGTGTCCTGGCCGGCGTCACCCTGTGGCTCACCCTTGGCAAGGGAGACACACCACAGTCTGGGCACAGAGCTGCAGATCGGAACCAGGATCGCAGCTGAGGGGCGGGGAAATCAGCTGAGACTGAGATTCGCTAGTCCGGTT from Zalophus californianus isolate mZalCal1 chromosome 11, mZalCal1.pri.v2, whole genome shotgun sequence harbors:
- the CCND1 gene encoding G1/S-specific cyclin-D1 — encoded protein: MAHQLLCCEVETIRRAYPDANLLNDRVLRAMLKAEETCAPSVSYFKCVQKEILPSMRKIVATWMLEVCEEQKCEEEVFPLAMNYLDRFLSLEPVKKSRLQLLGATCMFVASKMKETIPLTAEKLCIYTDNSIRPDELLQMELFLVNKLKWNLAAMTPHDFIEHFLSKMPVAEENRQIIRKHAQTFVALCATDVKFISNPPSMVAAGSVVAAVQGLHLGSSSSFLSYPRLTRFLSKVIKCDADCLRACQEQIEALLESSLRQAQQQSLDPKAAEEEEEEEEADLACTPTDVRDVNI